Proteins co-encoded in one Aspergillus luchuensis IFO 4308 DNA, chromosome 6, nearly complete sequence genomic window:
- a CDS encoding uncharacterized protein (CAZy:GH13;~CAZy:GT5;~COG:M;~EggNog:ENOG410PF9V;~InterPro:IPR013534,IPR006047,IPR017853;~PFAM:PF08323,PF00128;~SECRETED:SignalP(1-23);~TransMembrane:3 (n11-18c23/24o1080-1105i1969-1991o2003-2021i);~go_function: GO:0003824 - catalytic activity [Evidence IEA];~go_process: GO:0005975 - carbohydrate metabolic process [Evidence IEA]): MKLFIVIYRYLFTIALLSRIAQSLPHLPEEVDWNLNQNETATNPLDYSGQWDGHSYTPSPDNWRFPFYTIFLDRFVNGDPSNDDANGTQWEHILTSNQFRHGGDVLGLVDTFDYLQGMGIKGIYLAGTPYINFPWGADGYSPLDLTLMDHHYGTIDDWRTMISEAHQRGIYVLFDNTFGTMGDLIGFQGYLNRSAPINPSEYDYVWKYDRQYWDFKPGNEIESQCPWEYPRFWDDDGTGLTTTTLGASCRDSEFDQYGEVAAFGNYTEWEGQIAKFAFVQDRLRSWRPDVLAKIKHFSCLTITMLDIDGFRVDKALQVTLDQLGDWSESVRDCAQQVGKDNFYIPGEIVSGNAFGSLYIGRGRQTNQTISNITEAFLMTNKTDKATEDLFLRPTSQSALDGAAFHYTLYRGLSRFLGLDGIYAAEGDPPVNFIETWNGLVETNDMININTGKFDPRHLFGVTNQDVFRWPAIANGTHKQNLGLYIASLLMPGIPILSWGEEQDFYILDNQADNYIFGRGPMSSAQAWQLHGCYKLGASKYVNFPLDRALTGCGDDSVSLDHRDPSHPVRGLIKMMFEMRQNYPVLNDGWYLQQLSNHTFDIYLPGSNGTPTETGMWSVMRSRFTDLQNFDGQGQGNQSVWLVYSNDNKTVDHQFNCTSKDALISPFPAGTTVKNLFYPFDEYTLINSSVTLGFEGSELPNGCYPQLTMPAWGFKAFVPKAKFVKPSPYITRFSPGHDARFISQGNDGETIQIGFEFSQEMNCSQITDSLTVTSKALNDESARIDKNSVSCSSFAEIQVATFPGALTSVFGYQVNLTNVYPGVHRITVSNVTTTEGNQSTNSVDHFMFRIGETNNPMVWPQLANYSRTLLFDTPSPATEPLSVRPQAPGADMWRYSLDFGANFSPWMAYTGFNTSIPGKNWTGTAKQAWDGEHIIAQYWSKLTGSSDHWQHGDSQWQYKPPRRFPNLFIEGEFNQFGYDAGYSNTMSLSNVTGDWEIHFMGEWPVQVAFNAWGINEDGLPDQTQVYGDIDGDNVLDQVPPVTLLSNVFNVTIPPPSPYLAFKLSVNDGDLRVYATPTGSRWVQLALFILLAVIPVATAVGAVFIYLKAFYQVKFNQVGVTEKTSTFAPLLGALMKITRSSNEKEASPEETQRSVSPSGLPTGSAIGAIVNTPRRTVLIATMEYDIEDWAIKIKIGGLGVMAQLMGKNLTHQDLIWVVPCVGGVDYPRDDPREPMVVTVLGTTYHVDVQYHRLHNITYVLLDAPVFRAQTKSDPYPARMDDLNSAIFYSAWNQCIAEAIKRFPQIDLYHINDYHGAAAPLYLLPRTIPCCLSLHNAEFQGLWPMRNPQQIQEVCRVFNLDQAVVKKYVQFGDVFNLLHCAANYLKIHQNGFGAVGVSKKYGKRSYARYPIFWGLKSVGALPNPDPSDLADWDSNASKQTEEVTIDLEFEASRGALKKQAQEWAGLKVDPDAQLFVFVGRWSMQKGVDLIADIFPSVLDAHPKVQLMCIGPVIDLYGRFAALKLNRLMELYPGRVYSKPEFTALPPFIFSGAEFALIPSRDEPFGLVAVEFGRKGALGVGSRVGGLGQMPGWWYTIESMTTKHLIHQFKLAINDALRSSQETRAMMRARSGKQRFPVAQWVEDLGILQTTSIIKHAKHSKSQDRNSWRVSGVSTMVPDRPRNFRFSSSSNTSREQSRSRSSDNSGPPSRPITADAKQAVARPGHSHVASLPANLPSNPNMFNDSDTDNEPRRRPISSTPRGGPRIVYTLGNDDQDLENMTSVTQDDFSPHLASYLSPSGAPNTPPTFANSGASTPTLGAGPDDGLLGRRNLSPSMMSLVSIHDIVKEKQDYNLQKVNPFFTDANHEYAAKFERKLAGLNGKNSEDQLCIEEFIEKSEKDWFNRYRDVKLGKSPLPSPSPSIFRFKAQDASRPPTPPVNGPAEDPNGGQFLLPKDYVPPTGLKRFMLIKLGDWPLYSIVLAIGQILALNSYQITLLNGEIGETAEKLYILASIYLASSIIWWMVFRLVPSVYVLTIPYLVCELASVCFTA, encoded by the exons ATGAAGCTGTTCATTGTTATCTATCGTTATCTTTTCACTATAGCATTATTGAGCCGCATTGCACAATCTCTGCCACATCTCCCTGAAGAGGTAGATTGGAATTTGAACCAAAATGAAACCGCTACGAACCCTCTCGACTACTCGGGTCAGTGGGATGGTCACTCATACACTCCTTCTCCGGATAACTGGCGTTTCCCTTTCTACACGATATTCCTCGATAGATTTGTCAACGGCGATCCCAGCAACGATGATGCGAATGGCACACAGTGGGAACACATACTGACTTCCAATCAATTCCGTCATGGCGGAGATGTTCTTGGCTTGGTCGATACGTTCGATTACCTTCAGGGCATGGGAATTAAG GGTATTTATCTCGCCGGAACGCCGTACATTAACTTTCCCTGGGGTGCCGACGGATATTCCCCGCTGGACCTAACCCTGATGGACCATCACTATGGTACGATCGACGACTGGCGCACAATGATATCCGAGGCCCATCAGAGGGGGATATATGTTCTCTTCGATAACACCTTTGGGAC GATGGGCGATCTTATTGGTTTCCAGGGCTACTTGAACAGGTCCGCGCCGATCAATCCCAGCGAATACGACTACGTATGGAAATACGATCGTCAATATTGGGATTTCAAACCCGGGAATGAAATCGAATCACAGTGTCCCTGGGAGTATCCAAGATTCTGGGACGATGACGGGACTGGCTTGACCACAACCACACTTGGCGCTTCATGCCGTGACAGTGAATTCGACCAA TATGGAGAAGTAGCTGCTTTTGGAAACTACACTGAATGGGAAGGGCAGATTGCCAAATTTGCCTTTGTGCAAGATCGTCTGCGCTCATGGCGGCCTGACGTCCTGGCGAAGATCAAACACTTCTCCTGTctgaccatcaccatgctTGACATCGATGGGTTCCGCGTCGATAAGGCTCTTCAGGTGACCCTGGATCAACTGGGCGATTGGTCCGAGTCAGTGCGTGATTGCGCCCAGCAAGTGGGTAAAGACAACTTCTACATCCCTGGGGAGATTGTCTCAGGGAATGCCTTTGGATCGTTGTATATTGGTCGCGGCCGCCAGACGAATCAGACCATCTCCAATATCACTGAGGCCTTTTTGATGACGAACAAGACGGACAAGGCCACCGAGGATCTCTTTCTCAGACCTACATCGCAATCCGCCTTGGACGGGGCTGCGTTTCACTACACGCTGTACCGAGGATTGAGTCGGTTTTTAGG CCTGGATGGTATCTACGCCGCCGAAGGTGATCCGCCAGTAAATTTCATCGAGACTTGGAACGGCCTCGTGGAGACTAACGACatgatcaacatcaacactGGAAAGTTCGACCCGCGCCACCTGTTTGGTGTCACGAATCAGGACGTTTTTCGGTGGCCAGCCATCGCCAACGGTACCCATAAGCAGAATTTGGGGCTGTACATCGCATCATTACTCATGCCAGGAATCCCCATTCTCTCCTGGGGCGAGGAACAGGATTTCTACATTTTGGACAACCAGGCTGACAATTATA TCTTCGGTCGCGGCCCCATGTCATCTGCTCAAGCATGGCAGCTTCACGGATGCTACAAGCTCGGGGCATCGAAATATGTCAACTTCCCGCTCGACCGCGCCCTGACTGGATGCGGTGATGATTCCGTTAGCCTTGATCATCGGGACCCTTCCCATCCTGTTCGTGGTCTTATCAAAATGATGTTTGAGATGCGACAGAACTACCCCGTTCTGAATGATGGCTGGTACCTTCAACAATTGTCCAACCATACCTTCGACATCTACCTTCCCGGCAGTAATGGAACTCCAACTGAGACGGGAATGTGGAGTGTGATGAGGTCCCGCTTTACAGACCTACAAAACTTCGATGGTCAGGGTCAGGGTAACCAGAGTGTTTGGCTAGTGTATTCGAACGACAACAAGACGGTCGATCACCAGTTCAACTGCACTAGCAAGGATGCCCTGATCTCACCATTTCCTGCAGGAACCACGGTGAAGAACCTGTTCTATCCGTTTGACGAATATACTCTCATTAACAGCTCTGTGACGCTTGG ATTCGAAGGATCGGAACTCCCCAATGGATGTTATCCTCAGCTGACGATGCCGGCCTGGGGCTTTAAAGCCTTTGTCCCCAAGGCTAAATTTGTGAAGCCTTCGCCATACATAACACGCTTCAGCCCGGGGCACGATGCGCGGTTTATCTCCCAGGGAAACGATGGGGAGACCATACAAATTGGCTTCGAGTTCTCCCAGGAGATGAATTGCAGCCAAATTACAGACTCGCTGACGGTGACGTCTAAAGCACTAAATGATGAGAGTGCTCGGATTGACAAGAATTCAGTCTCATGCAGTTCATTTGCTGAGATACAAGTAGCGACATTTCCTGGTGCTCTCACTAGCGTCTTTGGCTACCAGGTCAATTTGACCAACGTTTATCCTGGAGTCCACAGGATCACTGTTAGCAACGTGACTACTACAGAGGGAAACCAATCAACAAAC TCCGTGGATCACTTCATGTTTCGCATCGGAGAGACGAACAATCCCATGGTGTGGCCGCAACTGGCCAACTACAGCCGGACTCTGCTATTTGACACTCCATCCCCTGCAACGGAACCCTTGTCTGTAAGGCCACAGGCCCCAGGTGCAGATATGTGGCGCTACTCGCTCGACTTCGGGGCTAATTTCAGTCCCTGGATGGCATATACCGGGTTCAATACGTCCATCCCGGGTAAGAACTGGACCGGGACTGCGAAGCAAGCGTGGGATGGAGAGCACATTATCGCCCAGTATTGGAGCAAGCTCACTGGGAGTAGCGACCACTGGCAGCATGGAGACTCCCAATGGCAATACAAACCACCTCGTCGCTTTCCCAACCTCTTTATTGAGGGTGAATTTAATCAGTTCGGATACGACGCTGGCTACTCCAACACGATGAGCCTCAGCAACGTCACTGGCGATTGGGAGATCCACTTCATGGGCGAATGGCCCGTACAGGTCGCATTCAATGCCTGGGGAATCAATGAAGACGGCCTGCCCGATCAGACACAAGTCTATGGGGATATCGACGGCGACAACGTCCTGGATCAAGTTCCCCCCGTCACGCTTCTAAGCAATGTGTTCAACGTCaccatcccacccccctcGCCTTATCTAGCTTTTAAGCTTTCGGTGAATGACGGCGATTTGAGGGTCTACGCCACACCCACCGGATCGAGATGGGTCCAGCTAGCTCTCTTCATCTTGCTAGCTGTCATACCTGTCGCCACAGCTGTCGGGGCAGTGTTCATTTACCTCAAGGCTTTTTACCAGGTCAAGTTCAATCAAGTCGGCGTCACGGAGAAGACTTCGACGTTTGCACCGCTTCTGGGGGCCCTTATGAAGATAACTCGGTCTTCTAACGAAAAGGAAGCCAGCCCGGAAGAGACTCAGCGTTCCGTGAGCCCGTCAGGCCTTCCCACTGGAAGCGCCATTGGAGCCATTGTTAACACCCCACGACGTACTGTCCTTATTGCCACCATGGAATACGACATTGAAGATTGGGCCATCAAGATAAAAATCGGTGGACTAGGTGTGATGGCTCAATTAATGGGCAAGAACCTTACCCATCAGGACCTCATATGGGTGGTTCCCTGTGTTGGAGGCGTGGACTACCCTAGGGATGACCCGCGTGAACCCATGGTGGTGACGGTCCTTGGGACAACATACCATGTTGATGTTCAGTACCATCGACTGCATAATATAACATACGTCCTGCTGGATGCGCCTGTGTTTCGAGCCCAAACGAAGTCGGACCCGTATCCTGCCCGGATGGACGACCTCAATTCCGCCATTTTCTACTCGGCCTGGAACCAATGCATTGCTGAAGCCATCAAGCGGTTCCCGCAGATTGACCTCTACCATATCAACGATTACCACGGTGCAGCAGCTCCACTCTATCTCCTACCTCGAACAATTCCATGCTGCCTGTCTCTGCATAACGCGGAATTTCAAGGCTTGTGGCCAATGCGAAACCCCCAGCAAATACAAGAGGTCTGCCGAGTGTTCAATCTGGATCAGGCAGTAGTCAAGAAATACGTCCAGTTCGGTGACGTGTTCAATCTCCTTCACTGCGCCGCGAACTACCTGAAAATACACCAGAACGGATTCGGGGCAGTGGGTGTCTCGAAGAAATACGGCAAGCGATCGTACGCCAGATATCCTATTTTCTGGGGTCTCAAGAGCGTTGGAGCCTTGCCTAATCCTGACCCGTCCGACTTGGCAGACTGGGACAGCAATGCGAGCAAACAGACCGAGGAGGTCACCATCGATTTAGAGTTCGAGGCCAGCCGTGGCGCactgaaaaagcaagcacagGAGTGGGCAGGGCTGAAGGTTGACCCCGACGCTCAGTTATTTGTCTTTGTCGGGCGCTGGTCCATGCAAAAGGGCGTTGACCTTATCGCGGACATCTTCCCCTCCGTTTTGGATGCTCACCCGAAGGTACAGTTGATGTGCATTGGACCAGTCATCGATCTCTATGGGAGGTTTGCGGCTTTGAAGCTGAACCGGTTGATGGAACTCTATCCAGGGCGTGTCTATTCCAAGCCAGAATTTACTGCCCTACCTCCCTTCATCTTCAGTGGCGCTGAATTTGCATTGATTCCATCGCGGGATGAACCGTTTGGTCTTGTGGCTGTCGAATTTGGCCGCAAAGGAGCTTTAGGCGTGGGATCACG GGTCGGTGGCCTTGGACAGATGCCAGGATGGTGGTACACAAT TGAGTCGATGACAACGAAACATCTCATCCACCAGTTCAAGCTGGCCATCAACGATGCTCTGAGATCATCTCAAGAAACACGCGCTATGATGCGTGCACGGTCAGGCAAGCAACGGTTCCCCGTGGCACAGTGGGTCGAGGATTTGGGTATTCTACAAACTACCTCCATCATAAAGCACGCAAAGCACTCAAAAAGCCAGGATCGCAATTCTTGGAGGGTATCCGGTGTCAGTACAATGGTTCCTGATAGACCTCGCAACTTTCGGTTCTCATCGAGCTCAAATACCAGTCGCGAACAGAGCCGTTCACGCAGCTCAGACAACTCGGGTCCCCCCAGCAGGCCCATTACTGCAGACGCAAAACAAGCCGTTGCTAGGCCAGGCCACAGCCATGTTGCCTCGTTGCCAGCAAATCTGCCTTCGAACCCCAACATGTTCAATGATTCTGACACTGACAACGAGCCAAGACGCAGACCAatatcctccaccccccGCGGAGGTCCTCGAATTGTTTATACTCTTGGCAATGACGACCAAGATCTCGAGAACATGACAAGTGTAACCCAAGATGACTTCAGCCCTCATCTTGCCTCGTATCTGTCGCCATCCGGTGCACCAAATACTCCCCCAACCTTTGCTAACTCTGGGGCCAGTACCCCCACCCTCGGCGCCGGACCGGACGATGGCCTGCTAGGACGAAGGAACCTAAGCCCGTCGATGATGAGTCTTGTTAGCATCCATGACATCGTCAAGGAGAAACAAGACTACAACCTCCAGAAAGTCAATCCGTTTTTCACAGATGCCAATCATGAGTACGCAGCGAAGTTTGAACGGAAGCTTGCTGGCCTGAACGGCAAAAACTCTGAGGACCAGTTGTGCATTGAGGAATTCATCGAGAAAAGCGAAAAGGACTGGTTCAACCGGTACCGAGATGTCAAACTGGGAAAATCACCTCTCCCATCTCCGTCCCCATCTATCTTTCGCTTCAAAGCTCAGGACGCAAGTCGACCACCTACCCCTCCAGTCAATGGACCTGCTGAGGATCCAAACGGAGGGCAATTTCTTCTCCCGAAGGATTACGTTCCTCCTACAGGCTTGAAGCGTTTCATGCTTATCAAGCTGGGCGACTGGCCCTTGTATTCAATCGTGCTTGCTATC GGCCAAATTCTCGCCTTGAACTCCTATCAGATTACTCTGTTGAACGGCGAGATCGGAGAGACGGCAGAAAAGCTGTACATCCTGGCTTCGATTTATCTCGCGTCCTCCATCATCTGGTGGATGGTTTTCCGGCTTGTTCCATCAGTTTATGTGCTAACCATCCCTTACCTGGTATGTGAACTTGCTTCCGTATGCTTCACTGCCTAG